The Halorussus gelatinilyticus genome contains the following window.
GAACCCCGCGAGACCGACCGTCTCCAGCAGGTCGCGCGCTCGCTCGCGGTCCGGGGGCTTCCCGGCCAGCTTCCGCAGGAAGACGACGTTTTCGAGCGCGGACTTCCACGGGAGCAGGGCGTGGCGCTGGAAGACGAAGCCGAACTCGCCGGCTTCCCTCGCGCGGTCCGGCGGATGGCCGCCGACGCTGACGGTGCCCGCGGTCGGCGACTGGAGCCCGCCGACGACCCGGAGCGTGGTCGTCTTCCCGCACCCCGACGGTCCGATGACCGTGACGAACTCGCCGTCCTCGACCCGCAAATCCACGTCTGCGAGCGCCCGGACTCCCTCGAAATCGACGCTCACGCCGTCGAGTCGAATGGCCGTTCGGGGCGATTCGTCAGTATCGCCGTGTTGGTCGCTCTCGCGCTCCGATTCCGCCGTCGCTCGCGCGCCGGGTTCGTCTCCCGCCATCGAGTTCGTGGAACGTAACGACCCGGAGCCATAGGTGGCTTTCGCCCGCCGGGGCCGCGCTCGCACGACGACCCGCGGTTCGCGCGACCATCTCCGGTGGGGAGACTCGTCGGTTCGACGCGGCCGCTGGCTCTCGGCTACCCGACGGCGACGTCGAGTTCCCGGTTCGGCGACGCCGGAGTATCGAGGCCCGGACCGTAGTCACACGCCGGGTCGGCCTCGGGTGCGACCGACCAGTTGGCGAACAGCAACGAACAGCAGGTGCCGCCGGCCCGCGCGTCGCGCTGACACGGTCGAGCTACTGGTCGCGCGGAGGGTGTTCGACGCCCGCCCGCGGTTCGACTCCGGCCTCGACTTCGAGACGGCGCTCGACGGCTTCGGCGACGCCGTAGGCGACCCACCCGACCGCCGCCGCGAGGGTTCCCGCGCCGAGACCCGCGAGGAGGCCGGTCCGCCGGTCGCGCGTCCGCGACCCGAGGAGGTACGCGACCGCGAAGGAACCGCACCAACTCAGGAGGGCGCTGACTCGTCTGCTCATACCGGTCGTTCGGCGACTGCGGACAAAAGCGTACGCCTCGTCTCGGGGTCGGAACTGTAGAAAGCCCGGCCGCCGGCGACCGGCCGCATTCGGTCCGCCCGGACGGCGGTCCGCGTCACCGAGCGCGAGCGTCGCGCCGGGGACATCGCCACCGGAACATCGGGGGGTTCGACCCCGACGGAGGCCCTTCCGCGACAGTCGCGGTTCGGCGCTAAAGTGTATATAGAAATGCAAAAGCATTTTCTGGAAATGTAAGAGGACGCTGTAGATTTCTTAGCGTCGCCTGCTCCGCGAAGTCCGCAAGCGCAGGCTCGAACTCCGAGAGTCGGCCGGCGTGACGAGGGCCGCGTCGGGGTTCGACGCTCGGACGCGACTGGCAGAGCGTTCGCTGTTTCTCGGCGTCAGCGTCCGCGGGTGAACGCGGAGTTCCGGACCTCCGCGCCGCGTTCGTGGCGTTCACTGCGCTCGCGGAGTCCGGCCGAGAACGTCGCCGACCGCGAGCGAATCTATCGGAGTTCGTCCGCACGTCTGCTCCGAGAGGCGACCACGTCGAGACCCGGACTGTAGTAGTACACCGGGTCGGCGTCCGGTCGTGCGAAGCCGTGGGCCGTGAGGAGCGTGTTCGTCTCGACGTCGGCGGTAGCGTGGTACAGCGTCCACGGGTCGTGATCGACGGTCGTGTACCGAACCGACCCGTCCTGTGCCTCGGTGTGGAATCGGTAGCGCTCGACGAGAAACGCCGCGAACGGGTCGTCGGGTGCCGAGAACGGTTCGCCCGTCGGGCCGTACGTTCCCGCGTAGCGGGCGGGCCGCGAACCCGGATGCCGACGGCGACTGTCGAAGCGCACTCGGCCGTCGTCTTGGCTCAACGTGATTCGGGCGTAGTAGTAGGGCAGGTGGTGGAACAGGCGTGCGCCGAGGACGCTGGCGATACCCTGCGCGTCGAGGCTGAAGAAGTAGACGCTCGGGACGCCGTCGCGGGTGACGTACGTCCTGAGGTTGAGTTCGGGGAGCCGAATACCGAACGGTTCGGGGAACCCTTTCGGCCGGACGGCGACGTTAGTGAACGGGACCACCGAGAGCCACGCCGAACCGTCGTACACGTCGGGGACGAACCCGTCGGGCAGGTGGGCGTCCATCACCGCCGGATCGACCGGCCAGTTCTCGAACAGCAGCTGTCGCCAGCCCATCTCCAGCGCAACGACCATGGACCCACTCCGCGACCCGTACGAAAATCCTTTCGGGATACCTGATACTACCGACGCCGCGGTCCGAAGATAGGCGTACTGCCGGCTCACGCGGGGATTCGACGGGACGCCTCCGAAAGAACCGACGGCAGTGAGGGCGTATTCTCTATAGCAAAATAGGATTTCTCCATGGTTTTTACTTCCGCTCTGGCACCGAGAAGCCTTTAACATCTACGCGGCTACGACGTACTACAGAATGCCATCTATCCAGTCGACGCTCGGCGAGGAGGAGGGGATCGCCGAGGAGCTGGCCGAGAGCCAGCGGCAGATCTCCATCGCCGAGTTCTTCGAGAAGAACAAGCACATGCTCGGGTTCGACAGCGGCGCCCGGGCGCTGGTGACGGCGGTGAAGGAGGCGGTGGACAACGCCCTCGACGCCACCGAGGAGGCAGGCATCAAGCCCGACATCTACGTCGAAATCGACGACTCGGGCGACTACTACACCCTCGTCGTCGAGGACAACGGGCCCGGAATCACGAAAGAGCAGCTTCCCAAAGTGTTCGGGAAGCTCCTCTACGGGTCGCGGTTCCACGCTCGGGAGCAATCGCGGGGCCAGCAGGGAATCGGGATTTCGGCGGCCGTTCTCTACTCGCAGCTGACCTCGGGCAAGCCGGCCAAGATTACCAGCAAGACCGAAGCCGGGTCCGAGCAGTACTTCGAGCTCATCATCGACACCGACGAGAACGAACCGGAGATCAAAGACGAGTCCGACTCGCCGCCCGCGGGCAAACACGTCAACGACACCCACGGGACTCGCATCGAACTGGAGATGGAGGGCAACATGCGCGCCCGCCAGCAACTCCAGCGCTACATCAAGCACACGGCGGTCGTCAACCCCCACGCCCGCATCGAGTACCGCGAGCCGGGGATGGACGAACCCCAGCAGTTCCGACGCGCCGACGGTGCGGAACTCCCCGCCGAGACCGAGGAGATTCGCCCGCACCCCCACGGCGTCGAGTTGGGGACCGTCCTGAAGATGCTGGCGAGCACCGATTCCCACAGCGTCTCGGGGTTCGTCCAGGAGGAGTTCACTCGCGTCGGCCGCAAGACCGCAGACTCCATCCTCGACAACTTCCGGGACCGGCACTTCGGCCGGGAAGCGGCGTGGCAACCGCCGCAGTCCCACGAAAAGTCGGACCTCGCACGCGCCGTCGCCAACGCGGTCTCGAACAAGAGCGCGGACGCGACCGCCGCCTTCGGCGACGAGGTGGCCGAGGCGGTCACCGCTCGCAACCGCGTCGCCCACAGCGAACTGGTCGAAATAGTCACCGAGACCGCCGAGTCGGTAGGTGAAGACTACGGCGAGACGTTCGGCGACACGGTACAGGAGAACGCCGTCGAAGCCGCGTGGGAACGGCTCACCGAGGGGCGCACGAGCGACCTCTACCAACTCGTGGACAAGGCGACCAGCACCCGGAAGGACGACGAGACGGTCCACGGCCTCGCCGAACGCCTCGCCAAGCGCTTCGAGAAGGGCCGCGAGCGAGACCGAGCGACTCACGACGAACTGCGCGAGTACGTCGACAAGGCCGCCGACCAGACCGAGGAGTACGACGACGCGACCGTCGGCGACACCGCCCGCGAGAACGTCGTCATGGAGGTCTGGAACACGATGGTCACCGTCCCCGACGCCGTGCCGAAGGTCGGCGATTTCGTGGACGACCGCGACATGTCCAGCGACCTGCTGGAGGCGATGACCGAGACCGACATCATCTCGCCCCCGACCAACTGCCTGTCGCCCATCACCGCGGAACTCGTGGAGGCGGGGCTGAAGAAGGAGTTCGACGCGGACTTCTACGCCGCCTCGACCCGCGACGCCGACGTTCACGGCGGCGACCCCTTCATCGTGGAGGCCGGAATCGCCTACGGCGGCGAGTTGGAGGAGGACGGCAAGGCCGAGGTCCTGCGATTCGCGAACCGGGTTCCGCTGGTCTACCAGCGCGGGGCCTGCGCGACGACCGACGTGGTGAAGTCCATCGGCTGGCGCAACTACAACCTCAGCCAGCCCGGCGGCTCCGGCATCCCGAACGGTCCGGCGGTCATCATGGTTCACGTCGCCTCGACCAACGTGCCGTTCACCAGCGAGAGCAAGGACGCCATCGCCAACGTCCCCGAAATCGAGGACGAAATCGAGTTGGCGATTCGGGAGGCCGCCCGCGAGTTGAAGTCGTACCTCAACAAGCGCAAGTCCCTCCAGAAGCGCAAGAAGAAGCAGAACGTCATCGCCTCCATCCTGCCGGAGATGGCCGAGAAGCTGGCCGACGTGACCGGCCAGAGCGAACCGCAGTACGAGGACGCGCTGGCCCGCATCATGAACAACGTTCTCGTGGAGCGCGAGGTGGAGGACGGCACCGTCAAACTCTCGGTCGAGAACAACTCTAGCACGAACGCCTCGCCCGAAATCACCGACATCGTGAGCGTCGAGCCGCGGAACCTCTCTGACGGCGCGACCGCCGTGGACATGGACGGCGAGTGGTTCGTCAAGTGGTCGCCGACCGTCGGGAGCGGCGACGAGGCCGTACTGGAGTACGAAGTCGAGGGAGAGCCGACGTTCGACCCGGCGAACGTCGAAGGAATCGAGGACCCGAAACTCACTAACAACTCATGAGCGCAGACAACGAAGCAGAAGCCCAAGAGAAACTCATCGACCTCGCCGCGGAGTTCTACGACCAGTTCGAGCGGGGCGACATCCCCGAGATGTCGGTCCCGACCCGGACCAAGAGCAACATCGTCTTCGACGAGGACGAGAACGTCTGGGTGTACGGCGACCGCGAGAGCACCCGGAGCGCCAACAGCGTCCGGGGCGCTCGTAAACTGTTGAAGGCGATATACACTATCGAGTTCCTCTCCGAGCAGTTGGAGGCGGACCGCTCTTCGACCCTGCGTGAACTGTACTACCTCAGCGAGAGCTGGGACGTGAACGAAGCGCAGTTCTCCTCGCAGGACGAGTCGAACCAGTTGGTCGAGGACTTGGAAATCGTCTCGGAGGTCACCCGCGAGGACTTCCACATGCGCCCCGAGGAGTCGGGGGCGACCATCATGGGACCGCTCCACCTCCGCGAGCAGACCCGCCGCGGCGAGCGCGAGATTCACTGTCAGAAGGACGTCGGCGAGGGCGGCTACCAGATCCCGAACAACCCCGACACCATCGAGTTCTTGGACCACGACGCGGACTTCGTCCTCTGCGTGGAGACCGGTGGTATGCGCGACCGACTGGTCGAGAACGGCTTCGACGAGGAGTACAACACCATCGTCGTCCACCTCAAGGGTCAGCCGGCGCGCGCGACCCGCCGCATCACCAAGCGCCTCCACGACGAACTCGACCTGCCGGTCACGGTGTTCACTGACGGTGACCCGTGGTCGTACCGCATCTTCGGGTCGGTGGCCTACGGTTCCATCAAGTCCGCGCACCTCAGCGAGTACCTCGCCACCCCCGAGGCCCAGTTCATCGGCATCCAGCCCGAGGACATCGTGGAGTACGACCTGCCGACCGACCCCCTGAGCGACTCCGACGTCAACGCCCTCGAATCCGAACTGGAGGACCCGCGCTTCCAGACCGACTACTGGGAAGAGCAGATAGAGATCCAGTTGGACATCGAGAAGAAGTCCGAACAGCAGTCGCTCGCGTCTCACGGGCTGGACTTCGTGACCGAGACGTACCTGCCCGAGCGACTCGAAGCGATGGGCGTGCTGTAGTCCGAAAACAGCCGGCGTTCCTCAGGCGAACTCTCGCTCGCTCTCCCGACCGTTCTCGTCGCTTTCTCCGACGCCCTCGCGGACGAACGGGTCGCCGTTCGCGCACGCTCGGCAGTAGGTGTTCTCGCCCTCGTGGAGCGTCTCGACCGGGATGCCGGCGAGGTAGCGCTTCTCGGCGAAGGTCCGGCGCACGCCGGTTCCGACCGGACGCGCGCAGGCCGAGCAGGGCCGGGTCGGTTCGTCGACGACGCGCTCGTCGGTCGTGCGGCGGCGACCGAACGTCGTCGGCGACTCGAACCCCGGCGCGAGTTGCGTGCTGAGCGGAATCGACGCCAGCGCCGCGAGCAGGCACGCGCCGGCGATGACCGTCGGCACGAGCGACGACGTGACCCACAGGAGCAGCGTCGCGACCAGCGCGAGACAGAATCCGAGCGTCAGCCCCGCGGCGACGCCGACCGCCGACTTCAGCGTCCAACGGCTGGCTTCGTCGCCCGAGCGGCGCTCGGTCCCGTCGGCGCGCAACTCGACGCGCTCGGCACCGGGCGAGTAGCGATACCACGCGTACAGCAGGTTGCCGACCGGACTGGTCGCCAGCAACAGGAAGGCGTGAATCCACGGCGACCCGAGCGTGCGGTTTATCATCACTACCCGGTCGCCGTCGTCGCGTTTCACGTCCCAGCCCTCGACGGCGTAGCGCTCGACGCGCCGGCGGAGGTCGGGGTTCGAGACCGGCGGACCGCGCGAGGAGGGCATCTCGGAGACGAACCGCTCGGCGGTCTCCGAACCGAGTCCCGCGGCGCGCTCGCTACCGGACGCGCTGGCGTCCGTCCTCCCGGCGTCGCTCGACTCCCCGTCCACGGCCGTCCCGCACTTCGAACAGAAGGCGTCACCGGGCGACAGCGCAGACCCGCACTGCGAGCAGAAGTTGGGTGTAGTCGGAGAACTCACGTTCTAACTTGCCGGAGCCGGAATAAGTAGATTGTGTTGGATTTCCGAGAGTCAGCGCGAGAATCGGACGACGGGAACGGCGAGGACTCGGAACGCTGACGGTCGATACTCGCCGTCTTTCGAGGTCCCCGAGCCCGGCCTCGCTACTTATGTCCGAACGCGTCGTAGCGCGCCCGATGGCACTCAGCGCACGCAACCGACTCGCGGGAACCGTGAAATCGCTCGACACCGAGGGGCTGATGGCGGAAGTCGTCGTGGAGACCGACGAGGGAACCGAAGTCACGTCGATAATCACCGGCAACTCCGCGGACCGACTCGGCCTGGAGGAGGGCGCGGCGGTGAACGCGGTCGTCAAAGCGACCGACGTGATGATAGAGAACGAGTAGCGGGAGCAAGGGAACCGGAGTACAGGTCGGTTCGCTCGCGGTCGAATCGGTCACTCGCGGTCGAGCCAGTCGTCACTCACGGTCGAGTCAGTGGTCACCCGCGGTCGAACCACGCGTCCAGCACTGCTTCGACGGCTTCGTCTTGCGACCGGACGTGTTCGCGCTCGGGGTCGCTCCGGTAGTCGAGGCTTCGCAGGTCGCCGACCGCCACGCGCTCGGCGTCGAGTCGCGCGGCCGCGGCGACTCGCTCGTCGTCCAGCGCGAACGAGTGACCGCCCGTCGCGCGGGCGTCGGGGTCCACCAGCGTCCGGACCT
Protein-coding sequences here:
- a CDS encoding TOBE domain-containing protein, giving the protein MALSARNRLAGTVKSLDTEGLMAEVVVETDEGTEVTSIITGNSADRLGLEEGAAVNAVVKATDVMIENE
- a CDS encoding zinc ribbon domain-containing protein; the protein is MSSPTTPNFCSQCGSALSPGDAFCSKCGTAVDGESSDAGRTDASASGSERAAGLGSETAERFVSEMPSSRGPPVSNPDLRRRVERYAVEGWDVKRDDGDRVVMINRTLGSPWIHAFLLLATSPVGNLLYAWYRYSPGAERVELRADGTERRSGDEASRWTLKSAVGVAAGLTLGFCLALVATLLLWVTSSLVPTVIAGACLLAALASIPLSTQLAPGFESPTTFGRRRTTDERVVDEPTRPCSACARPVGTGVRRTFAEKRYLAGIPVETLHEGENTYCRACANGDPFVREGVGESDENGRESEREFA
- a CDS encoding YqjF family protein is translated as MVVALEMGWRQLLFENWPVDPAVMDAHLPDGFVPDVYDGSAWLSVVPFTNVAVRPKGFPEPFGIRLPELNLRTYVTRDGVPSVYFFSLDAQGIASVLGARLFHHLPYYYARITLSQDDGRVRFDSRRRHPGSRPARYAGTYGPTGEPFSAPDDPFAAFLVERYRFHTEAQDGSVRYTTVDHDPWTLYHATADVETNTLLTAHGFARPDADPVYYYSPGLDVVASRSRRADELR
- a CDS encoding DNA topoisomerase VI subunit B, encoding MPSIQSTLGEEEGIAEELAESQRQISIAEFFEKNKHMLGFDSGARALVTAVKEAVDNALDATEEAGIKPDIYVEIDDSGDYYTLVVEDNGPGITKEQLPKVFGKLLYGSRFHAREQSRGQQGIGISAAVLYSQLTSGKPAKITSKTEAGSEQYFELIIDTDENEPEIKDESDSPPAGKHVNDTHGTRIELEMEGNMRARQQLQRYIKHTAVVNPHARIEYREPGMDEPQQFRRADGAELPAETEEIRPHPHGVELGTVLKMLASTDSHSVSGFVQEEFTRVGRKTADSILDNFRDRHFGREAAWQPPQSHEKSDLARAVANAVSNKSADATAAFGDEVAEAVTARNRVAHSELVEIVTETAESVGEDYGETFGDTVQENAVEAAWERLTEGRTSDLYQLVDKATSTRKDDETVHGLAERLAKRFEKGRERDRATHDELREYVDKAADQTEEYDDATVGDTARENVVMEVWNTMVTVPDAVPKVGDFVDDRDMSSDLLEAMTETDIISPPTNCLSPITAELVEAGLKKEFDADFYAASTRDADVHGGDPFIVEAGIAYGGELEEDGKAEVLRFANRVPLVYQRGACATTDVVKSIGWRNYNLSQPGGSGIPNGPAVIMVHVASTNVPFTSESKDAIANVPEIEDEIELAIREAARELKSYLNKRKSLQKRKKKQNVIASILPEMAEKLADVTGQSEPQYEDALARIMNNVLVEREVEDGTVKLSVENNSSTNASPEITDIVSVEPRNLSDGATAVDMDGEWFVKWSPTVGSGDEAVLEYEVEGEPTFDPANVEGIEDPKLTNNS
- a CDS encoding DNA topoisomerase IV subunit A, which produces MSADNEAEAQEKLIDLAAEFYDQFERGDIPEMSVPTRTKSNIVFDEDENVWVYGDRESTRSANSVRGARKLLKAIYTIEFLSEQLEADRSSTLRELYYLSESWDVNEAQFSSQDESNQLVEDLEIVSEVTREDFHMRPEESGATIMGPLHLREQTRRGEREIHCQKDVGEGGYQIPNNPDTIEFLDHDADFVLCVETGGMRDRLVENGFDEEYNTIVVHLKGQPARATRRITKRLHDELDLPVTVFTDGDPWSYRIFGSVAYGSIKSAHLSEYLATPEAQFIGIQPEDIVEYDLPTDPLSDSDVNALESELEDPRFQTDYWEEQIEIQLDIEKKSEQQSLASHGLDFVTETYLPERLEAMGVL
- a CDS encoding ABC transporter ATP-binding protein, which encodes MAGDEPGARATAESERESDQHGDTDESPRTAIRLDGVSVDFEGVRALADVDLRVEDGEFVTVIGPSGCGKTTTLRVVGGLQSPTAGTVSVGGHPPDRAREAGEFGFVFQRHALLPWKSALENVVFLRKLAGKPPDRERARDLLETVGLAGFADARPAELSGGMRQRVAIARALHLGASVLLMDEPFGELDELTREEMGVEVRRVWREERKTVLFVTHSVPEAVFLADRCVVMSDQPGEIEGVFDVELPRPRDESVYGTAAFQEQVARVRAALHEGYELR